Proteins encoded together in one Osmia lignaria lignaria isolate PbOS001 chromosome 4, iyOsmLign1, whole genome shotgun sequence window:
- the Sdhaf3 gene encoding succinate dehydrogenase assembly factor 3 — MPTFSHIQRVRILYKTILRLHRGLPVEIQPLGNSYVRDEFRRHKNCDEAAALIFLNEWTDYAVMLAKQLGIKGPHTAKPLGQDLKQEDLDKFRDEQVYQLYELMNAATGKEDKNKKET, encoded by the exons ATGCCCACTTTTTCTCACATACAACGGGTTAGAATATTATACAAAACAATTTTGAGGTTACATCGTGGTTTACCGGTTGAAATTCAACCTTTAGGAAATAGTTATGTTCGTGATGAATTTAGAAGACATAAAAACTGTGACGAGGCTGCAGcattaatatttctaaatgaGTGGACA GATTATGCAGTAATGCTTGCCAAACAGCTTGGCATAAAAGGACCACATACAGCTAAACCTTTAGGTCAAGACTTAAAACAAGAAGATCTTGATAAGTTCAGAGATGAACAAGTGTATCAGTTATATGAACTGATGAATGCAGCAACTGGTAAagaggataaaaataaaaaagaaacataa
- the LOC117603516 gene encoding acyl-coenzyme A diphosphatase NUDT19, whose translation MKVWRESASLILAARHTQKYINSSLPSNFQYNYNLLCLKRHQNSKFMPNTYVFPGGVVHPSDADLKWHDLFSAFGFDVNSFTSLKPTTSMRPSIFKSGPNELPREISLRITAIRETFEECGVLICKQSREDNAYPDWAQHVKISENELDNWQTKVHNDATAFYSLCENFHCYPDLWALYEWSNWLTPTYYTRRRYDTVFYLACLPSVPNAVPEATEMVDSKWDVPGSFLFSPGILLPPPQQYEIARIAKFESIDNLLDFAVDRSKMGVLLNLPVKVELQDGKVHVLPGDSMYPKDVSLIDEQIINRSDITIREFREISPTKNRMEFFNLQVKELFVQNFDSTDGHLAPLQVKNVYITSLNKKSNL comes from the exons atgaaaGTTTGGAGAGAATCTGCTAGTTTAATCTTAGCAGCTCGTCATACACAAAAATACATTAATTCCTCCTTACCCTCAAAT TTTCAgtataattacaatttgttgtgTTTAAAACGTCATCAAAATTCCAAGTTTATGCCAAATACTTATGTATTTCCTGGTGGCGTGGTGCATCCCTCAGACGCTGATTTGAAATGGCACGATCTTTTCTCTGCCTTCGGTTTCGATGTTAATAGTTTCACGTCTTTAAAACCAACCACAAGTATGCGTCCTTCTATTTTTAAATCAGGCCCAAACGAATTGCCAAGAGAAATTTCATTGCGCATTACTGCAATTCGTGAAACCTTCGAAGAATGTGGCGTATTAATCTGCAAGCAATCAAGAGAAGATAATGCTTACCCTGATTGGGCACAACACGTTAAAA TTTCTGAGAATGAATTGGACAATTGGCAAACAAAGGTGCACAACGATGCAACAGCATTTTACTCGTTATGCGAAAACTTTCATTGCTATCCAGATTTATGGGCTCTTTACGAATGGAGCAATTGGTTAACACCAACTTATTATACTAGAAGACGATACGACACAGTTTTCTATTTAGCTTGTTTACCAAGCGTGCCTAACGCTGTTCCTGAAGCGACGGAAATGGTGGATTCGAAA TGGGATGTGCCAggaagttttttattttctccggGTATTTTGTTGCCACCTCCACAACAATATGAAATTGCAAGGATAGCGAAATTTGAAAGTATAGACAATTTGTTAGATTTCGCTGTCGATCGAAGTAAAATGGGAGTACTTCTGAATTTGCCG GTGAAGGTGGAGCTGCAGGATGGAAAAGTGCATGTTTTACCAGGAGACTCGATGTACCCTAAGGATGTTAGTTTAATCGACgaacaaattattaatagaagTGATATCACTATTCGTGAATTTAGAGAAATATCACCAACAAAAAACAGGatggaattttttaatcttcAAGTAAAGGAActattcgttcaaaattttgATAGTACAGATGGTCATTTAGCTCCTTTACAAGTGAAAAATGTCTACATAACTTCGTTAAATAAAAAGTCTAATCTATGA
- the Tdh gene encoding L-threonine dehydrogenase: MWCKNIPQISRRCSRSILKNYYTTNERSCRETTENSERSPRILITGGLGQLGTECAKLLRKNYGNENVILSDIIKPTEESPSNGPFIFADILDFKGLQKIVVNYRIDWLIHFSALLSAVGEQNVPLAVRVNIEGMHNVIELARQYKLRIFIPSTIGAFGPDSPRNPTPNVTIQRPRTIYGVSKVHAELLGEYYHHRFGLDFRCLRFPGVISNDPPGGGTTDYAVAVFHEGLLNKKYECYLEPYTRLPMIYIEDCLSALFQFLNAPDEQLQRRVYNVTAMSFTPEELFNELKKYVPDLKITYKPDGRQYIADNWPQVFDDSEARRDWGWKHKYDLEKVVESMVRDVKTNSFSRRSLKEVNSYV, encoded by the exons ATGTGGTGTAAAAATATTCCTCAAATTTCGCGACGATGTTCGAGaagcattttaaaaaattactataCGACGAACGAACGTTCTTGCCGGGAAACGACGGAAAATAGCGAGAGATCACCGAGGATACTTATCACGG GTGGTCTTGGACAATTGGGTACCGAGTGCGCGAAACTCCTTCGAAAAAACTATGGAAACGAAAATGTGATACTTTCTGATATAATTAAACCGACCGAAGAAAGTCCATCCAATGGACCTTTCATTTTTGCGGATATTCTTGATTTCAAGGGTCTCCAAAAAATCGTGGTCAATTATAGAATCGATTGGCTGATCCACTTCAGTGCTCTCCTTAGTGCTGTTGGTGAACAGAACGTTCCTCTTGCTGTGAGAGTCAACATAGAAG GGATGCATAACGTTATTGAATTGGCAAGACAGTATAAATTGAGAATATTTATCCCATCGACGATTGGAGCATTTGGTCCAGATTCACCAAGGAATCCCACCCCGAATGTGACCATTCAACGACCACGAACAATTTATGGTGTTAGTAAAGTACACGCTGAACTGTTAGGCGAATACTATCATCACAGATTCGGTCTTGATTTCCGGTGTCTCCGATTTCCGGGGGTAATTAGCAACGACCCACCGGGTGGTGGTACCACAG ATTACGCAGTCGCTGTTTTCCACGAAGGTTTGCTTAATAAGAAATACGAGTGTTATTTGGAACCTTACACGAGATTGCCGATGATATACATAGAGGACTGTCTATCTGCGCTTTTTCAGTTTTTAAACGCACCAGACGAACAATTGCAGCGAAGAGTTTATAATGTCACTGCGATGAGCTTCACTCCTGAAGAATTGTTCAATGAACTGAAGAAATACGTTCCTGATCTGAAGATCACGTACAAACCAGATGGGCGGCAGTATATTG CTGATAATTGGCCACAAGTGTTCGATGACAGCGAGGCACGACGAGATTGGGGATGGAAACATAAATACGATTTAGAAAAAGTTGTGGAATCAATGGTACGCGATGTTAAGACGAACTCTTTTAGTAGACGATCATTAAAAGAAGTCAATAGTTATGTATAA
- the LOC117603515 gene encoding DNA primase large subunit → MEYTKRRRYTVNVEIKDLQDVYQHDLQMYNFPPSGEIPFIEFQQLGMERLKLLQHLESIALKQEFKTLDERKQHLNAALIKDGLKYFAHLLYAKGCKSSEETDLQYRKKDHISHFVLRLSYCQDSDRQMWFINHEVDFFKLRFSSLDKEGVEKLLTMHNIDCEQITQQEKDEIREELRSSTFKNSNIDTIEFYKVPFQKVVDLVRSRKIYIAKGTAFIPQSDLISLFVSYFRKNLLEGMEQARFCVSNMYDDERLISFLKSLPGCFSGMTRVVWSTATTPIDKLDELSKISYPLCMRILHEALKANHHLKNSGRIQYGLFLKGIGVTLDDSLQFWRKEFSMKVDADKFDKQYSYALRHIYGKEGKQTNYTPLGCPKIICSTVGAGEYHGCPYRHMDSGSLQNKLLSYGMSVADVAEIVELANVGHYNIACATYFKIMHNQLPDKPIMHPNAYFAESRAILTKNDSTEPETKDRFSQSGISTTPKMERTMGTPSWSASQSSRNTDRFSTPTRSIDRRGGTPFKSVERGGGTPFKSVERGGGTPTRITKAVPKRIDDLNMDEISELMEEDM, encoded by the exons ATGGAATATACTAAAAGACGGCGTTATACAGTTAATGTTGAAATCAAGGACTTACAAGATGTTTATCAACATGATTTGCAAATGTATAATTTCCCTCCATCAGGGGAAATCCCATTTATAGAGTTTCAGCAATTGGGTATGGAAAGATTAAAGC TTTTACAGCATCTTGAAAGCATTGCCTTAAAACAGGAGTTTAAAACATTGGATGAACGTAAACAACATTTAAATGCAGCTTTAATCAAAGATGGACTTAAGTATTTTGCGCATCTTTTATATGCAAAGGGATGCAAATCATCTGAAGAAACAGATTTACAGTATAGGAAAAAGGATCACATATCACATTTTGTATTGAGATTATCATACTGCCAAGATTCAGATCGTCAAATGTGGTTCATTAATCATGAAGTTGACTTTTTTAAGTTGAGATTTAGTTCATTAGATAAAGAAGGAGTAGAAAAATTACTTACTATGCATAATATAGATTGTGAACAA ATTAcacaacaagaaaaagatgaAATTCGGGAAGAACTTCGTTCATCTACATTTAAGAATTCAAATATTGATACAATAGAATTTTATAAAGTGCCTTTCCAAAAAGTTGTTGATCTAGTTAGATCACGTAAAATTTATATTGCTAAAGGGACAGCATTTATCCCACAATCAGATTTGATATCTCTGTTTGTTtcatattttagaaaaaatttactGGAGGGTATGGAA CAAGCAAGATTTTGTGTATCAAATATGTATGATGATGAAAGGTTAATATCTTTCCTTAAATCTTTGCCTGGTTGTTTCTCTGGTATGACACGTGTGGTTTGGTCCACAGCCACTACACCTATAGACAAATTAGATGAG ttatcaaaaatatcatatccTTTGTGTATGAGAATATTACACGAAGCACTCAAGGCTAACCATCATCTCAAAAATAGTGGACGAATTCAATATGGTTTATTTCTGAAAGGTATTGGAGTGACATTGGATGATTCTTTGCAATTTTGGAGGAAAGAGTTTTCAATGAAAGTAGATGCAGACAAATTTGATAAACAATATTCTTATGCACTAAGGCATATATATGGCAAAGAAGGCAAACAGACAAACTACACTCCACTTGGGTGTCCAAAAATTATATGTTCTACAGTGGGTGCTGGTGAATACCATGGATGTCCATATAGACACATGGACTCTGGATCATTGCAAAACAAACTGTTGAGTTATGGAATGTCAGTAGCAG ACGTTGCTGAAATCGTCGAGTTAGCCAATGTTGGTCATTACAATATCGCATGCGCGACCTATTTTAAGATTATGCATAACCAGTTGCCAGACAAACCTATTATGCATCCAAATGCATATTTCGCTGAAAGTCGTGCTATATTGACTAAGAATGATTCTACAG AGCCGGAAACTAAGGATAGATTTTCCCAAAGCGGAATAAGTACTACCCCTAAAATGGAAAGAACTATGGGTACACCTTCATGGAGTGCTAGTCAGTCATCGAGAAACACGGATAGATTTAGCACACCAACTAGAAGCATAGATAGAAGGGGTGGGACACCATTTAAAAGTGTAGAAAGAGGGGGTGGGACACCATTTAAAAGTGTAGAAAGAGGGGGTGGGACACCAACAAGAATAACTAAAGCGGTACCTAAAAGAATAGATGATCTAAATATGGATGAAATCAGTGAATTAATGGAGGAAGATATgtga